A window of Thermomicrobiales bacterium contains these coding sequences:
- the gmd gene encoding GDP-mannose 4,6-dehydratase, which translates to MNQPSRTALITGVTGQDGSYLAELLLDQGYRVVGMMRRTSTETVGRIAHLMDRIQLVHGDLLDQLSLISLIQEFQPDEIYNLAAQSFVPTSWQQPVLTGEFTALGVTRMLEAIRLAKPDARFYQASSSEMFGKVQEVPQTETTPFYPRSPYGVSKVYGHWITVNYRESYDLFATSGILFNHESPRRGLEFVTRKISHGVALIREGRTDKLALGNLDAQRDWGFAGDYVRAMWLMLQQDEPTDFVVATGRTHTVRRLCEIAFDAADLNWEDHVVIDERFMRPAEVDLLVGNPEKARQLLGWEPEVSFEDMIADMVASDIDMIRSQPRGMWPTRAY; encoded by the coding sequence TTGAACCAGCCATCCAGGACAGCCCTCATCACCGGCGTTACCGGCCAGGACGGGTCATATCTCGCCGAGCTTCTTCTGGATCAGGGATACCGTGTCGTCGGCATGATGCGGCGCACGAGCACCGAAACCGTCGGGCGCATCGCGCATCTGATGGACCGCATTCAGCTCGTTCACGGCGACCTTCTCGATCAGCTCTCGCTCATCAGTCTTATTCAGGAGTTTCAGCCGGACGAGATCTACAACCTCGCTGCCCAGTCGTTCGTGCCCACGTCCTGGCAGCAACCGGTCCTGACCGGCGAGTTCACCGCCCTCGGTGTCACTCGCATGCTTGAGGCAATCCGGCTAGCCAAACCGGATGCCCGCTTCTATCAGGCATCGTCCTCGGAGATGTTCGGCAAGGTCCAGGAAGTCCCGCAGACAGAGACCACGCCGTTCTACCCACGCTCGCCATATGGCGTATCCAAGGTCTACGGCCACTGGATCACCGTGAACTATCGTGAGTCCTACGACCTCTTCGCGACCTCCGGCATCCTCTTCAATCACGAAAGCCCACGTCGTGGGCTGGAGTTCGTCACCCGCAAGATCAGCCACGGTGTCGCTCTGATCCGCGAAGGCCGAACAGACAAGCTTGCCCTCGGCAACCTGGACGCGCAGCGCGACTGGGGTTTCGCCGGCGACTACGTTCGCGCGATGTGGCTCATGCTGCAGCAGGACGAGCCGACAGACTTCGTCGTCGCCACCGGCCGCACCCACACCGTCCGCCGCCTTTGCGAGATCGCTTTCGACGCAGCAGACCTCAATTGGGAAGATCACGTTGTCATCGACGAGCGCTTCATGCGCCCGGCCGAGGTGGACCTGCTCGTCGGCAATCCTGAGAAGGCCAGGCAGCTGTTGGGCTGGGAGCCGGAAGTATCGTTCGAGGACATGATCGCCGACATGGTCGCGTCCGACATCGACATGATCCGCAGCCAACCGCGCGGCATGTGGCCCACTCGCGCATACTAA
- a CDS encoding argininosuccinate synthase: MSDKPQVTKTVLAYSGGLDTSIIIPWLKENYGGEVVAFAADVGQEAELDGLEEKAIQSGASKLYIADLKEEFIRDYAFPTLRAGALYERKYLLGTSFARPVIAAHQVAVAKKEGADALAHGCTGKGNDQVRFELTYQALAPEMAVIAPWREWDIHSREDAIEYARMHEIPIRQSKENIYSRDRNLWHFSHEGGQLEDPWLEPPSEIFGITVAPEDAPDAAQEITIGFEQGTPISVDGQVLGPVEIVDLLNELGGKHGVGRIDLVENRLVGMKSRGIYEQPGATILSVAHKELESVTLDRQTLHYKDLVGERYAELVYDGLWFTPLREAIDAFVNVTQKRVTGDVRVKLYKGNTIVTGRRSPYSLYSEDFATFGASADYDHADAEGFITLFGLPLKITALSPSPENSKS; the protein is encoded by the coding sequence ATGTCAGACAAGCCCCAGGTCACGAAGACCGTCCTTGCCTATTCCGGCGGTCTGGATACCTCGATCATCATTCCCTGGCTGAAGGAGAACTACGGCGGCGAAGTCGTCGCGTTCGCAGCCGACGTCGGCCAGGAGGCTGAGCTCGACGGCCTCGAAGAGAAGGCCATCCAGAGCGGCGCGTCAAAACTGTACATCGCCGATCTCAAAGAAGAGTTCATCCGGGACTATGCCTTCCCGACTCTGCGTGCCGGTGCGCTTTATGAGCGCAAGTACCTGCTCGGCACCAGCTTCGCCCGCCCGGTCATCGCCGCCCACCAGGTCGCCGTCGCCAAGAAGGAAGGCGCGGATGCGCTGGCTCACGGCTGCACCGGCAAGGGCAACGATCAGGTGCGCTTTGAGCTAACCTATCAGGCGCTGGCACCCGAGATGGCCGTCATCGCACCGTGGCGCGAATGGGACATCCACTCCCGCGAGGACGCGATCGAGTACGCTCGCATGCACGAGATCCCCATCCGCCAGTCGAAAGAAAACATCTACTCCCGAGACCGCAACCTCTGGCACTTCTCCCACGAGGGCGGACAGCTCGAAGATCCCTGGCTGGAGCCACCGTCCGAGATCTTCGGAATCACGGTCGCTCCGGAGGATGCGCCCGACGCAGCGCAGGAGATCACGATCGGTTTCGAGCAGGGCACACCGATTTCAGTCGATGGTCAGGTTCTCGGTCCGGTCGAGATTGTCGATTTGCTGAACGAGCTGGGCGGCAAGCACGGCGTCGGTCGGATCGACCTCGTCGAGAACCGCCTCGTCGGCATGAAGAGCCGCGGCATCTACGAGCAGCCGGGTGCGACGATCCTCTCAGTCGCCCACAAGGAGCTTGAGTCGGTCACGCTCGATCGCCAGACACTGCATTACAAGGATCTGGTCGGCGAGCGCTATGCTGAGCTCGTCTACGACGGCCTCTGGTTCACGCCGCTGCGCGAGGCGATCGATGCCTTCGTCAACGTCACCCAGAAGCGCGTCACCGGGGATGTGCGTGTGAAGCTGTACAAGGGCAACACGATCGTCACCGGTCGCCGCTCGCCATACTCGCTCTACTCCGAGGACTTCGCGACCTTCGGAGCCAGCGCCGATTACGACCATGCCGACGCCGAGGGCTTCATCACCCTGTTCGGCCTGCCGCTCAAGATCACGGCGCTCAGCCCGTCGCCTGAGAACAGCAAGAGCTAG